A single Trachemys scripta elegans isolate TJP31775 chromosome 20, CAS_Tse_1.0, whole genome shotgun sequence DNA region contains:
- the MARCKSL1 gene encoding MARCKS-related protein — protein sequence MGSQGSKPGKGDVMAQKSADAAAVSPSKSNGQENGHVKINGDVSPKADGEAPPLNGNGSAEPVTEETKAESGSGDAIEPAPAADGGEAKPDGAAACKETPKKKKKFSFKKPFKLSGISFRKNKKEAGDAAVSSPTDDQAKAEAKGEENPSCSANETEQTSTTQEGKAEEKAAAVDSSPAAAEGQQEAEPKREDAEAGEAKEKEEQEQPLGESQEAPAKPEESSKPVEPEASTTPAATEQKEE from the exons ATGGGAAGCCAGGGCTCCAAACCGGGCAAAGGAGACGTGATGGCTCAGAAATCGGCCGATGCTGCTGCGGTGTCTCCCTCCAAATCAAACGGCCAG GAGAATGGCCATGTGAAGATAAATGGGGATGTCTCACCCAAGGCTGACGGAGAAGCCCCACCCCTGAATGGCAATGGATCTGCTGAGCCAGTCACCGAGGAGACCAAGGCAGAGTCTGGCAGTGGAGACGCCATCgagccagccccagctgctgacGGTGGGGAGGCCAAGCCTGATGGTGCTGCAGCCTGCAAGGAGACccccaagaagaagaagaagttctCTTTCAAGAAGCCCTTCAAGCTGAGCGGGATCTCCTTCAGGAAGAACAAGAAAGAGgctggggatgctgctgtgtcCTCTCCCACAGACGACCAGGCCAAAGCCGAAGCCAAAGGAGAGGAGAACCCTAGCTGCTCTGCCAATGAAACGGAGCAGACCAGTACAACACAGGAAGGGAAAGCGGAGGAGAAAGCTGCTGCAGTGGACAGCAGTCCGGCTGCTGCCgaggggcagcaggaagcagagcCTAAAAGGGAAGATGCAGAAGCAGGGGAAGCCAAGGAGAAAGAGGAACAGGAGCAGCCGCTGGGGGAAAGCCAGGAGGCTCCCGCTAAGCCTGAGGAGTCCTCAAAACCTGTGGAGCCTGAGGCCAGTACAACACCTGCAGCAACTGAGCAGAAGGAAGAATAG